The following coding sequences lie in one Klebsiella huaxiensis genomic window:
- the pspG gene encoding envelope stress response protein PspG, with the protein MLELLFVIGFFVMLLVTGVSLLGIIAAIVVATALMFVGGLFALMIKLLPWLLLAVVVVWVIRAIKSPTESRYHRNNRWRY; encoded by the coding sequence ATGCTGGAACTCTTATTTGTTATTGGCTTTTTTGTCATGCTGTTGGTCACCGGCGTATCGCTGCTGGGAATTATCGCCGCAATAGTCGTCGCAACCGCGCTGATGTTTGTCGGCGGCCTGTTTGCATTAATGATTAAACTGTTGCCATGGTTGCTGCTGGCCGTTGTTGTCGTCTGGGTGATTCGGGCGATAAAATCGCCAACTGAAAGTCGTTATCACCGTAATAACCGTTGGCGTTACTAA
- a CDS encoding quinone oxidoreductase, with translation MATRIEFHKHGGPEVLQAVEFTPKDPAEHEIQVENKAIGINYIDTYIRSGLYPPPSLPSGLGTEAAGIVSKVGSGVKHIKAGDRVVYAQSMLGAYSSVHNVPADKAAILPDAISFEQAAASFLKGLTVYYLLRKTHEIKAGEPFLFHAAAGGVGLIACQWAKALGAKLIGTVGSAQKAERAKKAGAWEIINYRDENIVERLKEITGGKKVNVVYDSVGKDTWEASLDCLQRRGLMVSFGNSSGPVTGVNLGILNQKGSLYVTRPSLQGYITTREELTEASNELFSLIASGVIKVDVAESQKYALTDARRAHEVLESRATQGSSLLLP, from the coding sequence ATGGCAACACGAATTGAATTTCACAAGCACGGAGGGCCTGAAGTTCTGCAAGCGGTGGAGTTCACGCCGAAAGATCCCGCAGAGCACGAAATTCAGGTAGAGAATAAGGCCATCGGTATCAACTACATTGATACTTACATCCGCAGCGGCCTCTACCCGCCGCCATCATTGCCGAGCGGACTGGGCACTGAAGCCGCGGGCATAGTGAGTAAAGTCGGCAGCGGCGTGAAGCATATTAAGGCGGGCGATCGGGTGGTTTATGCGCAATCCATGCTGGGGGCCTACAGTTCGGTGCATAACGTACCTGCCGATAAAGCCGCCATTTTACCTGACGCTATCTCTTTCGAGCAGGCGGCAGCCTCATTCCTGAAAGGGTTGACGGTCTATTATCTGCTGCGCAAAACCCACGAAATTAAGGCGGGTGAACCGTTCCTGTTTCACGCGGCAGCCGGTGGCGTAGGATTGATTGCCTGCCAGTGGGCAAAAGCGCTGGGCGCTAAACTGATCGGCACCGTCGGCAGCGCGCAAAAAGCGGAGCGCGCTAAAAAGGCCGGTGCCTGGGAGATCATTAACTATCGCGACGAGAATATCGTCGAGCGCTTAAAAGAGATAACCGGCGGTAAGAAAGTTAACGTGGTCTATGACTCGGTAGGCAAGGATACCTGGGAGGCGTCACTCGACTGCCTGCAGCGCCGGGGACTGATGGTTAGCTTCGGCAACTCGTCCGGTCCGGTGACCGGCGTGAACCTTGGAATACTCAACCAGAAGGGTTCGCTATATGTGACCCGCCCTTCGCTGCAAGGCTATATCACCACTCGCGAAGAGCTGACGGAAGCCAGCAATGAGCTGTTCTCGCTGATCGCCAGCGGCGTGATAAAAGTGGATGTGGCAGAGAGCCAAAAGTATGCGCTAACCGATGCCAGGCGCGCACATGAAGTGCTGGAAAGTCGGGCAACGCAGGGTTCGAGTTTGCTATTGCCCTGA